In the Telopea speciosissima isolate NSW1024214 ecotype Mountain lineage chromosome 2, Tspe_v1, whole genome shotgun sequence genome, one interval contains:
- the LOC122651680 gene encoding acylphosphatase, with translation MSSVNTNTEAFVPAASATDLPPPLSKPTKTVRAMIKGRVQGVFYRNWTVENAKELGLKGWVRNRRDGSVEALFSGDPGSVNEMEQRCRRGPPSAMVTSLQVFPSDQDPGPGFERRQTV, from the exons ATGTCGTCCGTCAACACCAACACTGAAGCCTTCGTCCCTGCTGCTTCTGCGACGGATCTCCCGCCTCCACTATCGAAGCCCACTAAGACG GTGAGGGCAATGATAAAGGGGAGGGTGCAAGGGGTGTTCTACAGGAACTGGACAGTGGAGAACGCGAAAGAACTGGGACTCAAAGGATGGGTGCGCAACAGGAGGGATGGCTCCGTCGAGGCCCTCTTCTCCGGCGACCCCGGTTCCGTTAATGAAATGGAGCAGCGTTGCAGGCGTGGTCCCCCAAGTGCCATGGTCACCTCTCTCCAAGTCTTCCCGTCCGATCAGGATCCTGGCCCGGGCTTCGAGCGCAGACAAACTGTTTGA
- the LOC122651677 gene encoding U-box domain-containing protein 14-like isoform X2, with the protein MGPMEESTEVVDQLVELIREISEFPECRNTSKKMYNNLVRRVKLLSPLFEELQDNEASLGDEEIGALVSLKVALDSAKELLRWVNDGSKLYQALQSDKIAYEFHKVTEKVEEELSRIAYDEFHLSEEVLEQTELVHTQFKRAKDRMDTPDLQLHFDLSTALKEKDPDPAILRRLSEKLQLRTINDLKKESLALHEIVISGGGDPGDLLGEMSVLLKKVKDYVLMGYPEADTSESEKSSVRHRSPVIPDDFRCPISLELMKDPVIVSTGQTYERSCIKKWLDAGHKTCPKTQQTLVHTALTPNYVLKSLIAQWCESNGVELPKKQESCRNKKSGSSVSDCDRVAIDALLQKLINRNTEEQRAAAGEIRLLAKRNADNRVCIAEAGAIPLLAELLSSPDPRTQEHAVTALLNLSINEANKRSIVNAGAIPDIVDVLKNGSMEARENAAATLFSLSVIDENKVAIGGAGAFPALIDLLCQGSPRGKKDAATAIFNLSIYQGNKAKAVRAGIIAPLMRLLKDSGGGMIDEALAILAILASHQEGKLAIGQAEPIPVLIEVMRTGSPRNQENAAAVLWSLCTGDVQHVQTAREHAAEEVLKELAENGTDRGKRKAGNLLELLRHT; encoded by the exons ATGGGGCCCATGGAAGAATCGACGGAGGTGGTGGATCAATTGGTTGAGCTTATCAGGGAGATATCTGAGTTTCCTGAATGCCGTAATACATCAAAGAAGATGTACAATAATCTCGTGAGGAGGGTGAAGCTGCTAAGCCCACTTTTTGAGGAGTTGCAGGATAATGAGGCATCACTTGGAGACGAAGAAATTGGAGCTCTTGTGTCGCTTAAGGTTGCTTTGGATTCGGCTAAGGAGCTTCTTCGATGGGTGAATGACGGGAGCAAACTCTATCAG GCTTTGCAGAGCGATAAGATTGCATATGAATTCCACAAGGTGACGGAAAAAGTTGAGGAAGAATTGAGCAGAATTGCCTATGACGAATTTCATTTATCAGAGGAAGTTCTAGAACAG ACTGAGCTAGTGCACACTCAATTCAAGAGGGCAAAAGATAGAATGGACACTCCTGATTTACAACTGCACTTTGATTTGTCCACGgcactaaaagaaaaagatcctGATCCAGCCATTCTAAGAAGGCTCTCAGAAAAGCTGCAGCTCAGGACTATCAATGACCTCAAAAAGGAATCACTTGCTCTGCATGAAATAGTTATCTCCGGTGGTGGAGATCCAGGGGACTTACTTGGGGAAATGTCAGTGTTGCTCAAAAAAGTAAAGGATTATGTACTTATGGGGTACCCAGAAGCAGACACCTCTGAGAGTGAAAAGAGCTCGGTGAGACACAGATCTCCTGTGATCCCAGATGATTTCCGGTGCCCAATATCTCTTGAATTGATGAAAGACCCCGTCATTGTCTCCACTGGACAG ACTTATGAGCGGTCCTGCATTAAAAAATGGCTGGATGCCGGACACAAGACTTGTCCGAAGACACAGCAGACGCTGGTCCATACAGCCCTCACACCAAACTATGTCTTGAAGAGTCTCATTGCACAGTGGTGTGAGAGCAACGGTGTTGAGCTACCTAAGAAACAAGAGAGCTGTAGAAATAAGAAGTCAGGCAGCAGTGTTTCAGACTGTGATAGAGTGGCTATTGATGCCTTGCTACAGAAATTGATAAACAGGAATacagaagaacagagagcagCTGCTGGTGAGATTCGTCTGCTGGCAAAAAGGAATGCAGATAACAGAGTATGTATTGCAGAGGCAGGAGCCATTCCCCTTCTTGCAGAATTACTATCCTCCCCAGATCCTAGGACACAGGAGCATGCAGTCACAGCACTTCTCAACCTTTCCATAAATGAGGCTAACAAGAGAAGCATTGTAAATGCTGGAGCAATACCTGATATAGTAGATGTGCTAAAAAATGGAAGCATGGAAGCTAGGGAAAATGCTGCTGCCACCCTTTTCAGTCTTTCTGTGATAGATGAGAACAAGGTTGCAATAGGTGGTGCGGGGGCCTTCCCAGCTCTTATCGATTTGCTTTGCCAAGGAAGCCCAAGAGGCAAGAAGGATGCTGCCACCGCAATTTTTAACCTCTCAATCTATCAGGGAAATAAGGCGAAGGCAGTGAGGGCAGGGATCATAGCACCACTGATGAGACTGCTGAAAGATAGTGGTGGTGGAATGATCGATGAAGCACTCGCCATACTAGCCATCCTTGCTAGTCATCAGGAAGGGAAATTAGCAATTGGTCAGGCAGAACCAATCCCAGTTTTAATAGAGGTGATGAGGACTGGATCCCCACGCAACCAAGAGAATGCTGCAGCTGTTTTGTGGTCTCTCTGCACTGGTGATGTGCAGCATGTACAAACTGCAAGGGAGCATGCAGCAGAAGAGGTACTTAAGGAACTGGCAGAGAATGGCACAGACAGGGGCAAACGAAAAGCTGGAAATCTTCTAGAGCTCCTACGTCACAC ATGA
- the LOC122651677 gene encoding U-box domain-containing protein 14-like isoform X1, giving the protein MGPMEESTEVVDQLVELIREISEFPECRNTSKKMYNNLVRRVKLLSPLFEELQDNEASLGDEEIGALVSLKVALDSAKELLRWVNDGSKLYQALQSDKIAYEFHKVTEKVEEELSRIAYDEFHLSEEVLEQTELVHTQFKRAKDRMDTPDLQLHFDLSTALKEKDPDPAILRRLSEKLQLRTINDLKKESLALHEIVISGGGDPGDLLGEMSVLLKKVKDYVLMGYPEADTSESEKSSVRHRSPVIPDDFRCPISLELMKDPVIVSTGQTYERSCIKKWLDAGHKTCPKTQQTLVHTALTPNYVLKSLIAQWCESNGVELPKKQESCRNKKSGSSVSDCDRVAIDALLQKLINRNTEEQRAAAGEIRLLAKRNADNRVCIAEAGAIPLLAELLSSPDPRTQEHAVTALLNLSINEANKRSIVNAGAIPDIVDVLKNGSMEARENAAATLFSLSVIDENKVAIGGAGAFPALIDLLCQGSPRGKKDAATAIFNLSIYQGNKAKAVRAGIIAPLMRLLKDSGGGMIDEALAILAILASHQEGKLAIGQAEPIPVLIEVMRTGSPRNQENAAAVLWSLCTGDVQHVQTAREHAAEEVLKELAENGTDRGKRKAGNLLELLRHTINVAGEP; this is encoded by the exons ATGGGGCCCATGGAAGAATCGACGGAGGTGGTGGATCAATTGGTTGAGCTTATCAGGGAGATATCTGAGTTTCCTGAATGCCGTAATACATCAAAGAAGATGTACAATAATCTCGTGAGGAGGGTGAAGCTGCTAAGCCCACTTTTTGAGGAGTTGCAGGATAATGAGGCATCACTTGGAGACGAAGAAATTGGAGCTCTTGTGTCGCTTAAGGTTGCTTTGGATTCGGCTAAGGAGCTTCTTCGATGGGTGAATGACGGGAGCAAACTCTATCAG GCTTTGCAGAGCGATAAGATTGCATATGAATTCCACAAGGTGACGGAAAAAGTTGAGGAAGAATTGAGCAGAATTGCCTATGACGAATTTCATTTATCAGAGGAAGTTCTAGAACAG ACTGAGCTAGTGCACACTCAATTCAAGAGGGCAAAAGATAGAATGGACACTCCTGATTTACAACTGCACTTTGATTTGTCCACGgcactaaaagaaaaagatcctGATCCAGCCATTCTAAGAAGGCTCTCAGAAAAGCTGCAGCTCAGGACTATCAATGACCTCAAAAAGGAATCACTTGCTCTGCATGAAATAGTTATCTCCGGTGGTGGAGATCCAGGGGACTTACTTGGGGAAATGTCAGTGTTGCTCAAAAAAGTAAAGGATTATGTACTTATGGGGTACCCAGAAGCAGACACCTCTGAGAGTGAAAAGAGCTCGGTGAGACACAGATCTCCTGTGATCCCAGATGATTTCCGGTGCCCAATATCTCTTGAATTGATGAAAGACCCCGTCATTGTCTCCACTGGACAG ACTTATGAGCGGTCCTGCATTAAAAAATGGCTGGATGCCGGACACAAGACTTGTCCGAAGACACAGCAGACGCTGGTCCATACAGCCCTCACACCAAACTATGTCTTGAAGAGTCTCATTGCACAGTGGTGTGAGAGCAACGGTGTTGAGCTACCTAAGAAACAAGAGAGCTGTAGAAATAAGAAGTCAGGCAGCAGTGTTTCAGACTGTGATAGAGTGGCTATTGATGCCTTGCTACAGAAATTGATAAACAGGAATacagaagaacagagagcagCTGCTGGTGAGATTCGTCTGCTGGCAAAAAGGAATGCAGATAACAGAGTATGTATTGCAGAGGCAGGAGCCATTCCCCTTCTTGCAGAATTACTATCCTCCCCAGATCCTAGGACACAGGAGCATGCAGTCACAGCACTTCTCAACCTTTCCATAAATGAGGCTAACAAGAGAAGCATTGTAAATGCTGGAGCAATACCTGATATAGTAGATGTGCTAAAAAATGGAAGCATGGAAGCTAGGGAAAATGCTGCTGCCACCCTTTTCAGTCTTTCTGTGATAGATGAGAACAAGGTTGCAATAGGTGGTGCGGGGGCCTTCCCAGCTCTTATCGATTTGCTTTGCCAAGGAAGCCCAAGAGGCAAGAAGGATGCTGCCACCGCAATTTTTAACCTCTCAATCTATCAGGGAAATAAGGCGAAGGCAGTGAGGGCAGGGATCATAGCACCACTGATGAGACTGCTGAAAGATAGTGGTGGTGGAATGATCGATGAAGCACTCGCCATACTAGCCATCCTTGCTAGTCATCAGGAAGGGAAATTAGCAATTGGTCAGGCAGAACCAATCCCAGTTTTAATAGAGGTGATGAGGACTGGATCCCCACGCAACCAAGAGAATGCTGCAGCTGTTTTGTGGTCTCTCTGCACTGGTGATGTGCAGCATGTACAAACTGCAAGGGAGCATGCAGCAGAAGAGGTACTTAAGGAACTGGCAGAGAATGGCACAGACAGGGGCAAACGAAAAGCTGGAAATCTTCTAGAGCTCCTACGTCACACAATCAATGTGGCTGGTGAACCATGA